In Bradyrhizobium sp. 170, the DNA window GGATCGCCCTCGAGAGCCTCTCCATTGCAACTCGCCTGTCCGTCCGCGACCATATAGGTGCTAAATGGGTCGCAGCTCAGATATGAGTAGCGTCCAACCAACTCGTGTCTTGCCGCGCTATCGAGAAACGTAAGGTGCGCTCGATGCGCGAGAATTCGCATCGCTGTGACAGGCTCAATCCACTGCAATTCTCGGACGTGCATGGGGTTGTCAGTCACTGAGGGCTAGAGTGCTGTGAGGCGTGCTCCGATTGTGATTCTCACCTAAACGAGAGCGACGCTCGTCCATGATCAGCAAACTCTTGAGATCGGTTATCAGGTTAACCCCCGTCGATGGTACGGTGCGCGGACCAAAATTGATTATCGCTGCTATTTAAGCAATACGCACATCTGTTGATGCGTTGTAGTCGGCCGCGAACCGCAGTTCCCGGAGTGGTCGTACCCGACTGATCGATTCCTGGTATAGATCATGCGCTTTGAAAGCTGCGAGATCCGCCTCGTTGTCGAACTCACCATAAACCACAACGTCAATGTCGTTGCCGAGCTGGTCGGTCTTGCGGTTGCGGGCAACCTCGAGCCGGCGGGCATGCGGGATTTTGGTGAGAACCGAGAGGCCTTCGATCATTTTATCGATGTGGGCCTTATCCTTAGCTGTGAACAGGACGATGTGACGTATCATGGATAGCCTGAGGAGTAATGAGTAGGTCGCATAACTATCGTGGGATTGAACCGGCTGCAACGCTAGCACCACATCCCGCGCTCGCCCGGCAAGATGGTCGCTGCTGCCGCAGTCTTGCCAGGACCGTGGTCTGCAACGGAACTCGCCAGAATTGCCGGTCAGGACGCAGGAAGGGCAAGGCGCTCAATCGATTGAATGTGGCGCGCGAGCAGGTTACAGGCTTGGTCGACGTTGCGCGCTCGCAATGCCTGCAGAATCAGGCGGTGATCCTGATTGGATCGCGGTCGCCAACCGCCATCGCGAACACCAATCGAGAGTTTGCAAGCTGTAGTCCGTCGAGACTGGCGAGCAGGCGCGGCATCGCACACGGCGCCGCCAGCGCGTGGTGAAAGGCGCGGTTGGCCATCTCAAAATCCTGAATGGTCTGGGCATTCTCTCCTTCAACCAGGGCGAGCTTGATCCGTGCCAAATGGCTAGAGGTGAGCTTTGGAGCCGCATTGCGCAGGGCGACCACCTCGAGAGCTCCACGCATCTCGGCGATCTCCTTCACGGAATTGGTATCGAGTGGAGCGACCCTCACGCCACGACGGGGCACAGCGACAACGAGATGTTGAGCCTCCAGTTGGCGAAACGCCTCGCGCACGGGGACATGGCTGGAATTGAACTCTCGCGCGACATGATCCTGCCGGAGCGGGGCGTCAGGCGGCAGAGCGCCGCTAATGATGCGCTCACCAATTGAGCCCGCAATGTGCTGGGCAATTGTGGTGTTCTCGTCTGTGATCATAGATTATCTATCACAACTGAGCGGATATATTGTGCCCCGTTCGGCGACCGGCCCGAGATGATTCGACATCGAACCTTGATTCGCCCGATGTTGCAGGATTTCGCCGGGTTTGAGCAGTTTTTGCGGTCTTTGCGCATCGATTAGCTTTACATCTTTTTCGGAAAGGCTGGCTTTGGGCGGCGATAATCATCTCCCAGCGGTTCCTAAGGCAATTTACTGGCATCGATCGCTCGACTATCGATAATCGGCGCTGGTATCTATGATTGACGCGGGTAAGAAGGCAA includes these proteins:
- a CDS encoding Dabb family protein, with product MIRHIVLFTAKDKAHIDKMIEGLSVLTKIPHARRLEVARNRKTDQLGNDIDVVVYGEFDNEADLAAFKAHDLYQESISRVRPLRELRFAADYNASTDVRIA